A region of Streptomyces sp. NBC_01750 DNA encodes the following proteins:
- a CDS encoding helix-turn-helix domain-containing protein → MAEHLGDRLARLRRLADLTQEGLAERSGVSVDVVRKLEQRRKHSARLPTLHALSRGLGVELTALLGDPPGVPSNGDADPPQLVAVRRAISPPLFAPPPEPNGAERLSLALLRREIADGWTLYHDAEFGRLMEVLPGIIADARFTAAVGNTDERAAGQAALGKALQLGGHLAIRLGKTDLALSALERAMNAASDSSDPLLAPMISNSVAWNYQRQNRLDDAEHLAVYAADGVEKQHGQTAEGLRVWGGLIMSAATSAARSGDYDTANDMMTTAENATRRLATLPAPADSKMVSVFSRSSVRIERVRLAVQHARPEEALSLAKGMRLSADTPPSWRTWLLLDVARAHADLGNAEGAVKALERLRQIAPAWMRHHTLAVAIVSDLWAGPSRPPGLRKLAEFLGVAN, encoded by the coding sequence ATGGCTGAGCACCTGGGCGACCGGCTAGCGCGTCTGCGCCGTCTTGCTGATCTGACGCAAGAGGGGTTGGCGGAGCGCTCCGGCGTGTCCGTGGACGTAGTACGAAAGCTAGAGCAGCGACGGAAGCACAGCGCACGACTGCCGACCCTGCACGCGCTGTCTCGTGGGCTAGGGGTTGAGCTGACGGCGCTGCTGGGCGACCCGCCGGGAGTGCCCAGCAACGGCGACGCGGACCCCCCTCAGCTAGTCGCTGTGCGCCGCGCAATCTCACCCCCGCTGTTCGCCCCACCCCCGGAGCCGAACGGTGCTGAGCGGCTGTCCCTGGCGCTGCTCCGCCGCGAGATTGCTGACGGCTGGACCCTGTACCACGACGCCGAGTTCGGCCGCCTTATGGAAGTGCTGCCCGGCATCATCGCTGACGCTCGCTTCACTGCTGCTGTGGGCAATACCGACGAGAGAGCAGCGGGGCAGGCTGCGTTGGGTAAGGCGCTGCAATTGGGCGGACACCTTGCCATCCGTTTAGGCAAGACGGACCTTGCGCTGTCAGCTCTTGAGCGCGCCATGAATGCTGCGTCCGACTCTTCCGACCCGCTGCTAGCCCCGATGATCAGTAACTCTGTGGCTTGGAACTATCAGCGGCAGAACCGATTGGACGACGCGGAGCACCTTGCCGTTTACGCGGCTGATGGTGTCGAGAAGCAGCACGGGCAGACGGCTGAGGGGCTACGCGTATGGGGTGGACTGATCATGTCCGCTGCAACGTCTGCTGCCCGTTCCGGCGACTACGACACAGCGAACGACATGATGACCACAGCGGAGAATGCGACGCGACGCCTAGCCACGCTGCCCGCTCCGGCCGACAGCAAGATGGTTTCGGTCTTCAGTCGGTCGTCCGTACGAATTGAGCGTGTCCGGCTCGCTGTACAACATGCACGGCCGGAAGAGGCACTGAGCCTCGCAAAGGGAATGCGCCTGAGCGCCGATACTCCCCCTTCCTGGCGTACGTGGCTCTTGCTCGACGTAGCGCGGGCTCATGCCGACCTAGGGAACGCTGAGGGGGCTGTGAAGGCTCTTGAGCGGCTGCGGCAGATTGCCCCGGCATGGATGCGTCATCACACGCTCGCTGTGGCCATAGTCAGCGATCTGTGGGCAGGGCCGTCCCGTCCCCCTGGTTTGCGCAAACTCGCTGAGTTCCTGGGAGTCGCCAACTAG
- a CDS encoding DUF7848 domain-containing protein: protein MTRSVLRYVAHVIRHVPDGGLTALITCVAHGCGDTSGPRDDADDAQDWALAHTGRTGHDLFRREYVDHARVTRAE, encoded by the coding sequence GTGACCCGCTCCGTACTGCGGTATGTCGCCCACGTGATCAGACACGTACCAGACGGCGGACTCACGGCGCTGATCACGTGCGTGGCGCATGGATGCGGTGACACCAGCGGACCCCGGGATGATGCCGACGACGCCCAGGATTGGGCCCTTGCCCACACTGGCCGGACCGGGCACGACCTGTTCCGCCGTGAGTACGTAGACCATGCCCGAGTGACCCGCGCCGAGTAG
- a CDS encoding GNAT family N-acetyltransferase, with the protein MIRTAVPADLDAIAALHAEARASYYRGHLPDDAFDGHAEHARTRAGWATAIERGAVLCAEKDGTVAGAAAFREVGTVMTLTQLHVDPKRWRDGIGTALHAACVQAWQRAGVRTARLEVFEHNRRAQAFYAYHGWLPDPDEPRADTHLVLRLTVPPAAE; encoded by the coding sequence GTGATCAGAACAGCCGTTCCCGCCGACCTGGACGCCATCGCCGCCCTCCACGCCGAGGCCCGCGCGAGCTACTACCGCGGCCATCTCCCGGACGACGCCTTCGACGGCCACGCCGAGCACGCCCGCACCCGCGCGGGCTGGGCCACCGCCATCGAGCGCGGGGCGGTGCTCTGCGCCGAGAAGGACGGGACCGTCGCCGGAGCCGCCGCTTTCCGCGAGGTCGGTACGGTCATGACACTCACCCAGCTCCATGTGGACCCCAAGCGGTGGCGCGACGGCATCGGCACCGCCCTGCACGCCGCCTGCGTCCAGGCCTGGCAGCGCGCCGGGGTCCGCACCGCCCGCCTCGAGGTCTTCGAGCACAACAGGCGCGCGCAGGCCTTCTACGCGTACCACGGCTGGCTCCCCGACCCGGACGAGCCGCGCGCAGACACCCATCTCGTGCTGCGCCTCACAGTGCCGCCCGCGGCGGAATGA